ATTAATTCCATCAATCATATTTGGAACATGAGCTAATTCTTAAAATAAGGAAAACCTAATTACTTTATTCAAAGAAAAGATTTGGTAAATAAAttagatttaattattttatcgAAACAAAATATTTAACTAATAAAGTCTTTGATATTCTCAAACACAAGGTAGAAGTAAGAGATTCATACAGAAATTCAAACTTCACTTACCACTGCTGCCTAGACTTGAATGTTTGTCCATTTTGTATGTTTTATCCTTTTCAGTCTCTGCTGCAGGATACCTAGACACAGGGGGCTCATTTCTACCAATGTCCTCTTCATCAGCTGAGTCATTACCTACAAGTAGAACGAATTTAAACAGGAAAATATACACACAGATATAAATGTGTTCACCCAGACACAAAAACTCAGTATAACCTTTAAATGCTTGCATTGAGGAATTGCTTGGTCCAGAATCGTTCAGCAGCTGCAAAAGCAAACATTAACAGCTAGAAGGTATATCACATATTTTGTGAGACCGACATCTCATTATGAGGAGGGAGAATGAGTGCATTTTAGATGAAATGTGATACTAGCTTAATATATGAAGGGCTAGGTAGCAGGGGAGGTACCTCTATTTCACAGGCTTCAACTTTTGCTTTGTCCTTCTGCTTCTCTTGCTTAAAATCATCCAACAGCTTTCGTAATGTGAACAGTGTATCATTACTGAgatcatcaatatcaatctcAATCTCATCCTCTGCACATTCTCCACCATTTGAACAATGTTCTTTTAAGAAATCAATGATATGGACAGGTTCTTCTTCTAGCAAAGACTCCAGCTCTCTCCCTAGACAAAGCTTCTCTTGATCTGACATAACCTGCTTAGCCGGTGGCATAACTTCAGGCTGAGGGGACAATGAGATCAATTTCCTCTTTTTTGAAGGAGGCACTGGTCTAATAGTTTCCACATCATCTGAAGTAGCAGGCTTTGTAGGCAATCGTTGAGCATCTTTTCTAGGCAGTTTCTTCTCAATTGATTTCCATCTCACTTCAAAGTATTTACTAAGGGTATCAGCCATGATATGGACATCATTCCCACGTGGATTATAGGTCATTGCATTTGAAAATGTAAGCCTCACATCACCAGCAAATTCCAATGGATCTCTGTATACTCCTTTAGCTAGCTTGGTTTTTACTGTTCCCAAATCCATAGGATGCTTAATGACACTGAAATAATCCGGAAGGTTCAACTTCACCACATCTACGGGGGTTTTGAAAACCCAAGCAAACTGGTGATTCATCAACCGTTTCAACAGTGGCTCACAATCTTTCATCAACAAAGCATTCGTGGCGCTCGGTGAAGAAGTCCACGCCGCAGGAGCAAACTTCTCGGCAGAGCCACGATTCCATCCACGAGGCTTCTGACTCTGGCCTGATGGTTTCAATCCATTCCCTGGTACAGAATTGGAAATTGATGGTTCTCTTGGGTTCTCTGTCCAAGGCCCATTATTATGGCCATTGCTAAAGCTCTGAATTACACTGGATGGTGACAACATAGCACCATTAGTTTTTCGTACTTCAACTTTCTTTTGAATTAACCTAATCTGTTCAAGCTCCGATTTTAACCGCCGTACCAGAccttttcttttaatttctgaCAAATTTGACATTGGAATAACTTGGACGGGAACACGAAACGCATCTCGCCGGCTCGAATTCAAACCAGTACATTTCCTCACAGGCATACTAGAGTCCTCCAAAACAGTACTATCAGCATCCATTCGCCCCGATACACCAGACCCATCCGATTCACTGGCCGTCTCTACTGCATTACCAGAATATCCTCCAGAAAGCCTACTCCTCGCCATTATCACCAAGTTCCGCGGTTAAACCAAATGCTGCAATACAGTTCCTATTGACTACCTGAAAAACACGGCACTATTCATTACTCGGAACCCTAATGCAAAATGAACTTCCAACACACATTGGGCAAATGAAGCGGAAATCAATGAAACTGCTAAGAAATTTTTGAAAACGAACACAACAAATTCAAAATATCAATTTCCAGAACTTCTTAAACCCTACATGAACAATAACAATACACACAAACTTCCACTACAGAATTACCAGACACTAACTGAAAATGCAGCGTTCCGAGAGAGTAGTCGCGGCGagttcaaaaccctagcggAAGGAAATGGCTGATGGCAACAGCGTGCGCGTTCTCGCAAGCAACTTCGCTCGAAGTGGAGAGGAAGGAGTGAACGGCGGCGGCGTCGCAGAGCAAGAGGTGGCGAGAGCGAGTGTTTCTCGCAAGTCGCACGCACCCTTTACTGTGAATTCGCGCAGCTAATTATATGAGCCCTACGTGTTTTTTATTTGTACCGGAGGGACATTGAATACTAGCCGTCGGATGGGCAGTAACGGATGCCAACATTTTCATCAATTTCGCAATCAATGTAAAGGGACATCATATCAAAATAAGACTCAATAAATCCCGGCCCGTCAAACGTCGGGTTCCTTCGCGAACGAAGTTTAGAATCAATAAGGGTTCGTAGAATGAAGGGAGTGTACAACGGGGGCGCAGCCCCACTTTTTTGTTGGTCACGAGGGAGAGATAAAATAAGCAGGCCTATTGACACTAGTATACCCCtagagtctttttttttttttgaaggttttataCCCCTAGAGTCCAGGTGGAATAGTTGCGGCAAAGAGGGCggaaagaagaagagatcaaGGCCGCCACAACATTTGATTCGCTACCTCTCTCTGATTAGCAATAGGGGCTGTCAACCAACAGAGCGATAGGAGCGAGACGGCTGCCGACCTCTAAAGAGTAATCGGGGCCCAGAtgtttatacaaaaaaatagtgattttatcatttttgtaaataatattattgtaaaaaaaactATGAGCTATGCTATTTGGTACGAGCAATTTAGTGCACGAGAGCGACGACAACAGATTTGTTACTCTAGGTGACTGTGTATTTCCAAAAATATCCTTCTCATAATTCCATTATTTCAGAAATAGCCCATCCATCATCTCCTCCCACCTCACCACACAGAGACGTGACGCTCCATCGCCAACCTGTTTGCAGCCATTAGAGCCACCAAAACAGTGAAGCTATTCTTGTCATCGATCAGTTACTCATCTCCACTTTCACACCGCAAGCCACCACTGCCGGAAATCACCGCCGAATACACCGTCTTTTCAGATCCGTGCAGATCTGGAGTCTTTCTACCGTATCCCATAAAAGTCTTGCACCGCCTCCCCCAACTACCACTATTGCGCCGCACATGGTGGCTTCGCCCAGACTACCACGTTTGAACAACGCACATATTTAAATCTCTTAGTTGGAGTTAGTCTTGAACAGATGTGAATCTTGAAGTGTTTTGATGAGGgaatagaaaatggaagaaCATTTTGGTGGGGTGAGGATCTGAATCTTTGTAACTTAATGGTGTTTCTTTATTTGGGACTGCCtggtgttttatttttattttaaaaaatgtgatttttaaTTTCTAAAAAGAAACACTCGTGCCAGGTCGTGCATCACTGTCTCGTGCACTTCatcattttccaaaaactataaaatataaaaatacttttgattttaatttcaatgTATAGTCTatgaatgataactcaagttgGTAAGAgtcgatgtaccaaaaagaatgcaatattatatcataaaaaagttattattaaaaaaatgaaaatgtaaaTTCATaaagtaaaatgaaaaaaaacatTCATACTCATGGTCATCATCATGGTATCTCAAAGAGGAAGAGGAACCAATCATACCATTTGCCATGGTATGCCAaataagaggaagaagaagcaatcATATCATTGTCAAAGATCAGGGATATCCTTGAAACAGAAAACAGACTGCACAAATCCGTTTTCCACTTAAACAGAGTCAATCTTTTCCAACTCCAGAACAACAAACCAAACATAGTATATAGTTATCATGAGTTCCAAACTTTTGGTAACTTGACAATCGCTTAATAATGGCGTATCAACCACAAATTGAAATTGTTATAATGATCGTTGCACTCCTTGAATAGCTTAAATGGACGCAAGTTAAGCCCTTGGACGAGTACTTAAGAGGTTAAAGCTTCCAATGTGGCGAAGAAGACACCCAGAACTTACAAGCACAAGTAAGGAAAGCTTTGAGTGATGTTcggaagaaaggaaaaaaatgaacTAGGTTAACCTCGTGCGACTGCTTCATTGGAATACAAAGAATGAGGGCAACAAAAGGTGTTCAAAGTCACATAACTAAAGAAATCAATTTGTGAAGAATTTTAATCTCAAAGAACAAGTCAAGACATGACTGACAAGCATGATCAGATTCAAATGGTAAATGCACAAGTGAgacatactccctccgtccctaattataagtcAAAGTTGAGACTTATgttttgtcactaaatataagctaaagttgtaaaagctaatctttctttccatatttacccttgtatttattagttttttaattccaacaatttgaaattaaaacccACTTTTATTCTCTTTCCTCCTACTACTACCCACTTAAATAGGGGTAAATATGAAAGATTGtaccattttttaaaaaacaaatgtATCAACTAAGACTTTCTTAATAaacgtgatttttacaactttagcttataattagggacggagggagtataaaagaaaaaaaagaacagGAACAGAAGAAAGTTATGGGGTTGCAAAATATGCAAGGAAATATAACACTTGAAAGACGAACGCGCAGATGCTTTATCAAGATCCAAAGAAGAGAACAGAGAAAAGTGAAATGTATGTCGAGTGAGCTGCTATAATGGTAATCCTACAACTTGCGTAGCAGttttaatagattattatagAGTATAGATTGATCAATCACTAAAATAATTTAAGATGAAAATGAAACCTGTAACTTGTACGATGAAAACGAATATAACAAGTTTTATTAAGTATGCTATATGCCAAAACGTTTACAGTATTAAGAAAGATGAAACTGACCTACTCAACCAAAATTCTAACAGTTATAAAGGAATAGCTAAAATGTAAATACAACACGAATGATTTTGAAAGATGTAGCTACTTCAACGTTAACAGATTCAAAGACTACACCTATCTTTTGTACAACCCAAGAAGAAGGGACGCATGCTCAAGGCACTTAGTATGACTGGAAACACAAGAAGATGGGTGTATGCTTCTATTCTAATTGCAAACGGCCAAAGGCGTATCACGTTTCTGTTCAAACCGCTCCCCTTATGACATTATAATTTAGCCCAAAACTGAATACATATTGTAATATCAGAAGGCAGAAGCTGAATGCTGTCACAAGAAAATATGATCCCCTTATGACATTATAATTTAGCCCAAAACTGAATCAGAAGGAAGAAGCGGAATGCTGTCACAAGAAAATATGATCCGCCCCATTTATGATGCATCAATGCATTACAGTTTGGGGAGTTGGGACCATGATAACTATACTTTGCTCCTCAATCCATACAAAATGTGCATAACTTAATCAATCTCTACCTCTTCTACATCATTTTGAGGATTCTGAATACAGGGTGGCTCTCCTTCCCCCTCTTCTACAACATTTTGAAGATTCTGAATACGGGGTGGctctccttcctcctcttctacATCATTTTGAGGATTCTGAATACAGAGTGGCTCTCCTTCCTCCGCTTCTACATCATTCTGAGGATTCTGAATACAGGGTGGTGCTCCCTCCGCTTCTACATCATTTTGAGGATTCTGAATACAGGGTGGCGCTCCCTCCGCTTCTACTACATCATTTTGAGGATTCTGAATACAGGGTGGTTCttcttccatctcttctacATCATTTTGAGGATTCTGAATACAGGGTAGctctccttcctcctcttctacATCATTTTGAGGATTCTGAATACAGGGTAGCTCTCCTTCCACCTCTTCTACATCATTTTGAGGATCCTGAGTACAGGATGgctctccttcttcctcttctacaTCATTTTGAGGATTCTGAATACAGGGTGGCACTCCCTCCTCTTCTACTACATCATTTTGAGGATTCTGAATACAGGGTGGCTCttcttccatctcttctacATCATTTTGAGGATTCTGAATACAGGGTAGctctccttcctcctcttctacATCATTTTGAGGATTCTGAATACACAGTGGCTCCCTTTCCTTCTCTTCTACATCATTTTGAGGATCCTGAATACATAGtggctctttttccttctcttctaCATCATTTTGAGGATTCTGAATACACAGTGGCTCttcttccatctcttctacATCATTTTGAGGATTCTTAATACAGGGTGGCTCTCCTTCCTCCTCTACATCATTTTGAGGATTCTGAATACAGGGTGGCTCTCCTTCCATCTCTTCTACATCATTTTGAGGATTCTGAATACCGGGTGgctctccttcttcctcttctacaTCATTTTGAGGATTCTGAATACCGGGTGgctctccttcttcctcttctacaTCATTTTGAGGATTCTGAATACAGGGTGgctctccttcttcctcttctacaTCATTCTGGGGATTCTGAATACAGGGTAGCTCTCCTTCCTCCTCTTGTACATCATTTTGACGATTCGGAATACAGGGTAgctctccttcttcctcttctacaTCATTTTGAGGATTCTGAATACAGGGTGGCTCTCCTTCTTCCTTTTGTACATCATTTTGAGGATTCTGAAAACAGGGTGGctctccttcctcctcttcatcatcagctTTCATATATAATCCTAGCTGTTCCAAGGGATTACTACTCCCAAACTTGAAACTACCCAGGCCATCCTGAGAGCGATCAGGACTGGTTTCATCTACAGGGCTCGGCAACTGCTGAGCAGATTCGGCTCTAAGCATTTCCAAATCTTTGAGAAATCGAGAATTCTCATTGATTTCAACAGTCTTTTCCATCTGCATGATGCCAACAAAATATGCACCCATAAAATCCAGAGCACACAAGCAGAACGACATCTTTGGCTAGATAGACACTGCTTATTTACCTGATGCAATGCTTGCCGGGCAGCTTCTCTTTCAAGTTCCCTCTTCCTTCTGGCTTCTGCAgcagcttctgcttctgcttgctTTCGAGCATCTTCAGCAGCCTTCGCTTCTGCTTGTAGCCTTGCCTTTTCTGCTCCAAAATCAACAGGTATGTTAGTTATGGGCAAATCACTATATACTAACTGTACAAAAGTATGACATCCGAATCACCTCTCCTTTGTTCCATTTCCAGTTTCTCCCTTTCCTGACGCAATTTCTCAGGATCTCCCTTCTCACCCTGACATTAGCCAAATAAAAAAGCAAATCAAATACAGGGTTCAACAGTGATCTGAAACATAATAAAATCAGAGTAAATTCCGAGTagctaaaatattttataacttATAAGACTTACTTGCGTGAGTGTCTTTTCTCGAGCTTTCAAAATAGTATCAAGAAATCGTTTCTTCAATACTGCGGCCCGATAAAGTTTATCTGGGGAGACCTGTCTCTCAGCTGGACCGCTGTCTCCTATACCATTAACAATATAACCTGTTTGTAGTTATCCAACATTGTAGTAAATATCTTCCATAATCCACACACTCTTTACCTTCTTGAAGAAAATCAGAGTCAAAAGAGATTGGTTTATGCTGAGAGTTATCGTCAAGTTGATCTAAGCCACTAACAGATTCTGAAGGAAATCAAGGGTAAGAGTCAAACCCATCATATAGATGtcttaaacaataaaaaagTACCCAAAAAAGTCATATAGGTGTCATAAACAAAACATAGAAGTACCCAAAAAAAGTCAAGGTAACCAAGAAGCTTAAGCCTTTAATGCTTAAACTAAACTGTCTAAAATCATGAAAATTCAAATAGAAGTTTCCTAAACAGGAATCATCTATCATCCTCTTCTAGATCCAAGTTTCCTCTTTATCACTTTCACTAATATCAATTATCAACAGTTCTATATCACTTCCTCCTCAAACTAGACCCTAGTCAGTATGTCTCAGAAGCAAACCCCCTAAATTACTCCCCAAAAGTgtcctaaaataaaaaataaaaaaaaaattagggcaCTTATGAATTTTTACCAGTTCCACCAAATAGCACCACTATTGCCGCTATTTTCTCGGCTATAGCCTATAACAGCTGCAACAGTCACTACACACCACTATGCTACAACTAGGAGCGGCAGGGGCAGCTATGgcgctatagcgcgctattgaCCACCCTGCTGTGTATGTTCTCTCGGCCTAATACATTGGGAAGCACTAACACATTTCAAATAACTCCTGTGGAGCTGTCAACAAGAATCTAAAACAACATGGCAGATTTATATAGCCTGCTAACTTAATAATATTAACAATCAACAagaatctttaaaaaaaaagatcatTTCAATGGGGGCAACTTCGGCGGTCAGATCTACGCTAAAAAAAAGATTGTCTAGCAGCAACAGGATTCCACAAAGCACAGTACACGTAACATTCATTGAAGAGTATCCAACTCCGAATTAtacaaagaaaaataagaagcCCCGTGTGGAATAACCAAATGAAAGGTAGTCCCtcgagttagttagttagttagttaattAGCTTAAGTAGTTAGAGAGTGAGAGATGAGATGTTATAAATAACAGAAAGTTCAAGGAAAGAGCATCTAGTCATTGGAAGTATATTGGGCAATGAGGGAGAGGCCTGGATCTCTGAAATATCCAGGGAGTTACATTATTTCTTTACACTATTCCTATATTCTTGGTGCTGCACCCACAAATGGGGAGGACTAGGATAAGTATTCTTcaacaaaatatattattttcattgaAAACCTGAAACAGTTCTTTCAGAAAACCATACAACACAAACAAGAGACAAAAAGTTAGGGAAGGCTCATGTAACACATAATGACAAACAAAGATCAATTACGCACGATTTCTGTTAGGAGTATCAGATGCCCTGGTCTTTTCATCCAACTGAGCTTGAGAACCCATATTTTCTGGTACCTATCGAAGAATACAAATGGATGATTATGCTAAATAGAAAATAGGTAGGATCCATTATTATATCATACGCAGTTAAACAGCCATAGTGTCAACATTCAAAATTAAGAGCCAACCAAAAGAAGTCTTTTGgcttaataatcaaagtatcaaACCAGACCTTTGCTCCATTTGTTGGACTTGCTTTAATGTCATCAGATTCACCATCAGAAGAACTGCTAGAACCTGAATCTGCAATATGCACACATTAgatataataactaattaacatGTAAAGCTTTACAATTAAACATCCAAAGTGAAAATAAAAgcaaatcaattgtagaaaatGCTTTGGACCTCAAACAACAAGACAACACCATGTCCATATGGTACCCAGAAAAAACTGCTGATAAGAGTAAGACCACATCCTTATTAGATGAAGGAATGATATTGGTTTAATACCACTTAAATTCGCTATATAAAGTATAAACAGAAGAAGCACAAGTCAACCAACCAATACTGGAATGTGAAAACTCATTCCTTAGCAGACAATCAAGAGTTCGCCATCCGCAAAAGGCAGAATACTTGTATGATACATGTTTCTTGTTACACTGAAAGCTGGTAATTACTCTTTCTAGAAGGTAAGTTTGATCACACCCACACACACAAACAGACATACATACATTCAGAGCATAATATACATTAAACACTCAATCTGGGAAGGATATGAACATTGAAGAGCATGGTATGCATCAGGCAAACGTTTTGCTATTATGAAATATTTACCTTCCAAAGAACTGGAGGTAAAACCTAAAGGGTTTAACACTAGTGGGATGAACTTAAAGCTAGATTAAcagaattaaaaatatttatttcccTACGTGTCCCAGGTATATCCTATAACCAAATTTTCCAAGACAAGAAAAACCACAGACCCAGATCACTCAAGGTAGTCAAAAGCATCATAGCGAAATTTAAACCTCACTTACCACTGGAGCTTCCTGGACTTAGACTTTTGTTCACCCTGCAAGTTAAATCTTTTTCAACCTCCACATGAGGATAGCTTGACACAGGGGGGTCATTTCCACCAATGTCAACCTCTTCATCAGCTGGATCATTACCTACAAGCAGAACAAATTTAACTCAAAAAATAAAGAGAGTTAAGACACACAGGGTTCTAAATTGCAGACAGCATCGCTTGATGCAGCCACAATATTGCTGTTGCAGCGCCCTCTGCATCCGCATAGGGCCGCAAATGCAGTGTGAGTAGAATTCACGCGCAACAGCCGTTACGAAATCGCAATTCGACCGCAATGCTCCCGCAACAAACCGTTCCGACCGCGACGAGGTTCTGGTGGCCGTCAGCAGTGGCTCTTGTCTGATCTTTTGTTCTGCTGCCACAAAGCCCAAGCGTCCCTTAGTGGTACCTTGGTAAGCTCTGAACCAGTTTCAGACTCAGATTTTCTTTCCGATCAGGTTGTTGGGTAAGCTTTCGTGTGGCACGCTAGTCACTGTTTGTATGGCGTCGGTGCGGTGAGGCCTCTCAGTGTATTCTATTTCATGGGACTGAGGAACCGAGGAAGAGGGATCTGTTCTTCTGGGTTTAATTTGggtctttttttttaagatttgaGTCTTCAATAATTGGGAGATTTGGGTTGGCTGGGCTTGGgagaaattagaaaataaattgACTGTGATTTTATGATTTGATAGGTGAGACAAATATTAAGACAGagagttttaacttttaagtatCAGAGATTTGAAAACTAAT
This is a stretch of genomic DNA from Lotus japonicus ecotype B-129 chromosome 1, LjGifu_v1.2. It encodes these proteins:
- the LOC130729659 gene encoding transcription factor GTE8-like, whose product is MARSRLSGGYSGNAVETASESDGSGVSGRMDADSTVLEDSSMPVRKCTGLNSSRRDAFRVPVQVIPMSNLSEIKRKGLVRRLKSELEQIRLIQKKVEVRKTNGAMLSPSSVIQSFSNGHNNGPWTENPREPSISNSVPGNGLKPSGQSQKPRGWNRGSAEKFAPAAWTSSPSATNALLMKDCEPLLKRLMNHQFAWVFKTPVDVVKLNLPDYFSVIKHPMDLGTVKTKLAKGVYRDPLEFAGDVRLTFSNAMTYNPRGNDVHIMADTLSKYFEVRWKSIEKKLPRKDAQRLPTKPATSDDVETIRPVPPSKKRKLISLSPQPEVMPPAKQVMSDQEKLCLGRELESLLEEEPVHIIDFLKEHCSNGGECAEDEIEIDIDDLSNDTLFTLRKLLDDFKQEKQKDKAKVEACEIELLNDSGPSNSSMQAFKGNDSADEEDIGRNEPPVSRYPAAETEKDKTYKMDKHSSLGSSESVSDLNKLKDDSQQKLSSFNSDCYEDGECAPTERQIPDKLYRAALLKNRFADTILKAREKTLAHVEKGDPEKLRQEREKLEMERRKEKARLQAEAQAAEDAQKRAEAQAAAEARRKRELEREAARQALLQLEKTVEINENSRILKDLEMLRAVPGEQLPSSIYETSPDQSQDAVDCFTFDGSNPLEQLGLYIKAEADDDEEEDPQCAPNPLSDVEEGEID
- the LOC130729658 gene encoding transcription factor GTE8-like, which encodes MAKSRRSGGYFGNTAGESEGSGTSGAIDTEMTVSENSSIPTRKSIDLNSSCRGAFGVSAHVVPLSRMSPFERKGLARRLRSELEQIQQLQKRIELQRTSGVTLSASSDILSCSNGNKGRRVENSRKPSMSSSVPGGISKPGGNSQKARGLNRGSTGKIETARRTSLPSSANALLMKECDSVLKRLMKHQHAWVFNTPVDVVKLNLPDYFSIIKHPMDLGTVKSKLAAGAYKEPSEFADDVRLTFSNAMTYNPPGNDVHIMADTLNKYFEMRWKAIEKKLPRSDALPLPAKPDTCEEVKTTRPMPPSKKRKISSLPPEPDVMPPARQVMSDQEKHNLGQQLESLMAEIPVHIIDFLKEHSSNGRDCGEDEIEIDIDDLSDDTLFTLRRLLDEFLQEKQKSKAKVEACEIEVLNDSGPSNSSLQPFKGNDPADEEVDIGGNDPPVSSYPHVEVEKDLTCRVNKSLSPGSSSDSGSSSSSDGESDDIKASPTNGAKVPENMGSQAQLDEKTRASDTPNRNQSVSGLDQLDDNSQHKPISFDSDFLQEGDSGPAERQVSPDKLYRAAVLKKRFLDTILKAREKTLTQGEKGDPEKLRQEREKLEMEQRREKARLQAEAKAAEDARKQAEAEAAAEARRKRELEREAARQALHQMEKTVEINENSRFLKDLEMLRAESAQQLPSPVDETSPDRSQDGLGSFKFGSSNPLEQLGLYMKADDEEEEGEPPCFQNPQNDVQKEEGEPPCIQNPQNDVEEEEGELPCIPNRQNDVQEEEGELPCIQNPQNDVEEEEGEPPCIQNPQNDVEEEEGEPPGIQNPQNDVEEEEGEPPGIQNPQNDVEEMEGEPPCIQNPQNDVEEEGEPPCIKNPQNDVEEMEEEPLCIQNPQNDVEEKEKEPLCIQDPQNDVEEKEREPLCIQNPQNDVEEEEGELPCIQNPQNDVEEMEEEPPCIQNPQNDVVEEEGVPPCIQNPQNDVEEEEGEPSCTQDPQNDVEEVEGELPCIQNPQNDVEEEEGELPCIQNPQNDVEEMEEEPPCIQNPQNDVVEAEGAPPCIQNPQNDVEAEGAPPCIQNPQNDVEAEEGEPLCIQNPQNDVEEEEGEPPRIQNLQNVVEEGEGEPPCIQNPQNDVEEVEID